The following are encoded together in the Acinetobacter radioresistens DSM 6976 = NBRC 102413 = CIP 103788 genome:
- a CDS encoding NAD(P)/FAD-dependent oxidoreductase produces the protein MKIAIIGAGISGLLTALELIEQGCSVDIFDQPYSGSASWAGGGILSPMYPWRYAPAVNQLAQFGKALYQEWNQKLQPVSGIDFQIHETGMLIFDQEDFRQGLSYSQQFQEPMQICELVQHERLRQINPHIASGFKEALYFPQLANIRNPRLLQSIQNYLKTHPNVQFFENTAIQQLDIQHGQIVAVRDQNLRSFQADQFVLTTGAWSEQWSRQLNIQLPVQPVHGQMILFKTPENWLPTMCMNRVMYLIPRSDGHIVCGSSMAHQGFNTSINSQTSESILTASLEMVPELAQFPIVKQWAGLRPGSPEGIPYIGKIPDINNLWANFGHFRNGLCMGPASARLLRQLILKQPPLVEPQVYSPERLIPQSYDRVHSTAS, from the coding sequence ATGAAGATTGCCATTATTGGAGCCGGAATCAGTGGACTGCTTACGGCACTTGAGCTTATAGAACAGGGCTGTTCAGTTGATATTTTTGATCAGCCCTACAGCGGGAGTGCCTCTTGGGCAGGCGGTGGAATCCTCTCTCCAATGTATCCCTGGCGTTATGCACCCGCCGTAAACCAGCTGGCTCAATTTGGCAAAGCTTTATACCAGGAATGGAACCAGAAGTTGCAACCGGTTTCAGGAATAGATTTTCAGATTCATGAAACCGGTATGCTGATTTTTGACCAGGAAGATTTTAGGCAGGGCCTGAGTTATAGCCAGCAATTTCAGGAGCCAATGCAAATCTGTGAGCTTGTACAGCATGAGCGGCTTCGTCAGATTAATCCGCATATTGCATCTGGTTTTAAAGAAGCCCTCTATTTCCCTCAGCTTGCTAATATTCGTAATCCACGGCTATTACAATCCATTCAGAATTATTTAAAAACGCATCCTAACGTGCAGTTTTTCGAAAATACAGCAATTCAACAGCTTGATATTCAACATGGACAGATTGTAGCTGTACGAGACCAGAATCTTCGTAGCTTCCAGGCCGATCAGTTTGTACTGACTACAGGTGCCTGGTCTGAACAGTGGTCTAGACAGTTAAATATCCAGTTACCGGTACAACCGGTACATGGACAGATGATTCTGTTCAAGACACCGGAGAACTGGTTACCGACCATGTGCATGAACCGGGTAATGTATCTGATACCACGTTCTGATGGCCATATTGTCTGTGGTTCGAGCATGGCTCATCAGGGTTTTAATACTTCTATAAATTCTCAGACTTCAGAAAGTATTTTAACTGCATCTCTGGAAATGGTGCCTGAACTGGCTCAATTTCCTATTGTGAAACAGTGGGCTGGACTGCGTCCCGGTTCTCCAGAAGGTATCCCTTACATCGGAAAAATACCGGATATTAATAATTTATGGGCGAATTTTGGGCACTTCCGTAATGGTCTCTGCATGGGACCTGCATCTGCCCGCCTGCTGCGTCAGCTCATTCTTAAGCAGCCGCCCCTGGTTGAGCCTCAAGTTTATTCACCTGAACGCTTAATTCCTCAAAGCTATGATAGGGTTCACTCAACGGCCAGCTAA
- the hemB gene encoding porphobilinogen synthase gives MTYTFNRPAFPATRMRRIRKNEKMRSMVRETQLTADHLIYPVFVLPGQNQSQDIPSMPNVQRLSADLLLKKAERLLELGVSKLALFPVTPQEDKSLTAEAAWHEDGLVQTTVRLLKKELPDMVLITDGALDPYTTHGQDGIIDASGYVLNDETVECLIKQALSHAEAGADVIAPSDMMDGRIGAIRQALEANGHIYTSIMAYSAKYASSFYGPFRDAVGSASNLKGGNKYNYQMDVGNRAEALHEIALDLQEGADMVIVKPGMPYLDIVREVKDTFGVPTFIYQVSGEYAMLAGAIQNGWLSDSAILESLLCCRRAGADGIWTYFAEEAALKLKAMQ, from the coding sequence ATGACTTATACGTTCAATCGTCCTGCATTTCCTGCCACCCGCATGCGTCGTATTCGAAAAAATGAAAAAATGAGATCAATGGTCAGGGAAACGCAACTAACAGCTGATCATTTGATTTATCCCGTATTTGTGTTACCTGGACAAAATCAGAGCCAGGATATTCCAAGCATGCCGAATGTACAGCGCCTCTCTGCAGACCTATTACTAAAAAAAGCGGAACGTCTTCTGGAACTCGGAGTTTCCAAGCTGGCATTATTCCCGGTGACGCCTCAAGAAGATAAAAGCCTGACAGCTGAGGCTGCATGGCATGAAGATGGTCTGGTACAAACTACTGTTCGCCTGCTGAAAAAAGAGTTACCTGATATGGTACTTATCACGGATGGTGCACTTGACCCGTATACGACTCATGGCCAGGACGGTATTATTGATGCTAGTGGCTATGTACTTAATGATGAGACTGTAGAATGCCTGATCAAGCAGGCATTAAGCCATGCTGAAGCAGGTGCAGATGTGATTGCACCAAGTGACATGATGGATGGACGCATTGGTGCAATCCGTCAGGCGCTTGAAGCCAATGGACATATTTATACCAGTATCATGGCCTATTCAGCAAAATATGCTTCTAGTTTCTATGGCCCTTTTCGCGATGCGGTAGGCTCAGCCAGCAATCTGAAAGGTGGGAATAAATATAATTACCAGATGGACGTAGGTAACCGTGCCGAAGCCCTGCATGAAATTGCCCTAGACCTGCAGGAAGGTGCAGACATGGTGATTGTCAAGCCAGGTATGCCATATCTCGACATTGTTCGAGAGGTGAAAGATACTTTCGGTGTACCTACTTTTATTTATCAGGTAAGTGGCGAATATGCGATGCTGGCAGGCGCGATCCAGAATGGCTGGCTGTCCGACAGTGCCATCCTTGAATCATTACTTTGCTGCCGTCGGGCTGGTGCGGATGGAATCTGGACCTATTTTGCTGAAGAAGCAGCGCTTAAACTTAAAGCCATGCAGTAA
- a CDS encoding DHA2 family efflux MFS transporter permease subunit: protein MNSQSTPFADLKGGRLLIAALVLALANFMVVLDTTIANVSLPHITGSLAVSSTQGTWVITSYAVAEAICVPLTGWLAGRFGVVRTFVACVIGFTVFSVLCGLSNSLALLVICRIGQGLFGGPIMPLSQTLLMRIFPQEKHAQAMGLWAMTTVIGPILGPILGGTISDNISWHWIFFINIPVGIICALGAVSLLKSAETPLNKLKIDHIGLILLVIWIGALQLMLDLGHEHDWFHSNIINSLAAVAIAGFIVFLIWEITEHNPIVNVRVFRHRGFTISVLALSFGFGAFFGSIVLIPQWLQINIGYTATWAGYVTATMGFGSLTMSPVVAKLSTRYDQRALACFGLLVLGGVTFMRALWTSEADFMALAIPQILQGFAVPFFFIPLSNIALASVLPQEIASAAGLMSFMRTMAGAIGASMSATMWDDHAKLARSEIVSSLNPEPAQHTLVQSGMSPEGALAMISNLVNKEALTLAADHVFLLFSLVFVVSGLIIWLCPKPKTGAAAGPTH from the coding sequence ATGAATAGCCAAAGCACACCTTTTGCCGACCTTAAAGGCGGACGGCTGCTGATTGCAGCGCTGGTGCTGGCACTGGCTAACTTTATGGTGGTCCTTGATACCACCATCGCCAATGTCTCATTACCACATATTACTGGAAGCCTTGCTGTTTCAAGTACACAAGGTACCTGGGTAATTACTTCCTATGCTGTTGCCGAAGCAATCTGCGTACCATTAACCGGCTGGCTGGCTGGCCGCTTTGGAGTGGTCCGTACCTTTGTTGCCTGCGTCATCGGGTTTACTGTCTTTTCAGTATTATGCGGCCTTTCAAACAGCCTGGCCTTGCTGGTCATTTGCCGTATCGGGCAGGGGCTTTTTGGCGGGCCGATCATGCCACTGAGCCAGACTCTGCTTATGCGGATTTTCCCGCAGGAAAAACATGCACAGGCGATGGGTCTCTGGGCGATGACTACCGTCATTGGACCAATTCTTGGACCAATTCTTGGCGGTACAATCAGTGATAATATTTCCTGGCACTGGATTTTCTTTATTAATATTCCAGTCGGTATTATTTGCGCTTTAGGAGCAGTGAGCCTACTCAAAAGTGCTGAAACTCCATTAAATAAGCTCAAGATTGATCATATCGGACTTATCCTGCTGGTAATCTGGATTGGTGCCCTGCAATTGATGTTGGATCTGGGTCATGAACATGACTGGTTTCACAGCAATATTATCAACAGTCTGGCTGCAGTTGCGATTGCCGGATTTATCGTATTTTTAATCTGGGAAATTACCGAACATAATCCGATCGTAAATGTACGGGTCTTCAGGCATCGGGGATTCACGATTTCAGTACTGGCCTTATCGTTTGGTTTTGGTGCATTTTTTGGCAGTATTGTGCTGATTCCACAGTGGCTACAGATCAATATTGGCTATACTGCGACTTGGGCCGGATATGTGACAGCAACAATGGGTTTTGGCAGCCTGACCATGTCTCCTGTGGTTGCCAAGCTTTCTACCCGTTATGATCAGCGTGCCTTGGCGTGTTTCGGTCTGTTAGTCTTGGGCGGAGTAACCTTTATGCGAGCACTCTGGACCTCGGAAGCAGACTTTATGGCATTGGCAATTCCACAGATTCTACAAGGTTTTGCAGTGCCATTTTTTTTCATTCCATTGTCGAATATTGCTCTGGCATCGGTATTGCCTCAGGAAATAGCCTCTGCTGCTGGTCTGATGAGTTTTATGCGAACGATGGCAGGTGCAATAGGTGCTTCTATGTCTGCCACGATGTGGGATGATCATGCCAAACTGGCACGCAGTGAAATTGTGTCGAGCTTGAACCCTGAACCGGCACAACATACATTAGTCCAAAGTGGTATGAGTCCGGAAGGTGCTTTAGCGATGATTTCCAACCTGGTAAACAAAGAGGCACTCACATTAGCGGCTGACCATGTGTTTTTACTATTTTCACTGGTATTTGTTGTATCTGGCCTGATTATCTGGTTGTGTCCAAAACCAAAAACAGGCGCTGCAGCGGGGCCAACACACTGA
- a CDS encoding ABZJ_00895 family protein — translation MPSLTRYYLQFFLWCLGLTLVVGVVAALLPAGLGGILTIIPYMAAMIITLYKFLNQQGRAPSQRERKRLTLGFTLIFWGYNLSFLVLGLVWFSRKDPEIWQNFMLYLQHPQFLSLVVIMCLLMAIPLYLLTYWFYGPQAQRMAQHKFGSSD, via the coding sequence ATGCCCTCGCTTACAAGATATTATTTGCAGTTTTTCCTTTGGTGTTTGGGACTTACCTTAGTGGTAGGCGTGGTCGCTGCATTATTACCGGCGGGTCTGGGCGGTATCTTGACTATTATTCCTTATATGGCCGCGATGATCATTACCCTATACAAGTTTTTAAATCAACAGGGCCGTGCGCCAAGCCAGCGGGAAAGAAAAAGGCTGACTTTGGGATTTACCCTGATATTTTGGGGTTATAACCTGAGTTTTCTGGTTCTAGGTTTAGTGTGGTTTTCAAGAAAAGATCCGGAAATATGGCAGAATTTTATGCTGTATCTTCAGCACCCGCAATTTTTGAGTCTGGTTGTAATTATGTGTCTGCTCATGGCCATTCCTTTATATTTACTGACATACTGGTTCTATGGACCACAAGCCCAGCGTATGGCTCAGCATAAATTTGGCTCATCTGACTAA
- a CDS encoding thioesterase family protein — protein MVNETNKSWTGNIHLGSKVDIDVVLKQLCKAFNSSPYFQHNGMTMRVVEGQIEGYIEMQPYMIGNVAFQILHGGVAATLLDSIGGIVAMGELYKRAPAEQLADTIKKVSRLATVDMRVDYLAPGRGQQFIARAETLRLGRKGCTMRMTMVNDENKAIATAIASYAY, from the coding sequence ATGGTTAACGAGACAAATAAAAGCTGGACTGGCAATATTCATCTGGGCTCGAAAGTCGATATTGATGTGGTGCTCAAACAGTTATGCAAGGCCTTTAACAGTTCTCCCTATTTTCAGCATAATGGCATGACTATGCGGGTCGTTGAAGGGCAAATTGAGGGTTACATTGAAATGCAGCCTTATATGATCGGTAATGTGGCTTTCCAGATTCTGCATGGCGGTGTGGCTGCAACTTTGCTGGACAGTATCGGTGGTATTGTTGCCATGGGTGAGCTATATAAGCGCGCGCCTGCAGAGCAACTGGCAGATACCATTAAAAAAGTTTCCCGACTGGCGACTGTTGATATGCGGGTTGATTATCTGGCTCCGGGCCGTGGACAGCAGTTTATTGCACGTGCTGAAACGCTCAGATTAGGACGTAAAGGCTGTACCATGCGTATGACTATGGTCAATGACGAAAACAAGGCGATTGCCACAGCAATTGCGTCTTATGCCTATTAG
- a CDS encoding TIGR01777 family oxidoreductase, giving the protein MMQQKPQVLITGASGFIGQHLAAYLIQQGYQVIGLTRNPNRSSSQAGLRYIHRLEQISQEPIDYVINLAGENIGQSRWTEKRKLELINSRIETTRQVFEWLQQNRIQPHRIISGSAIGYYGIDPQEQWSGYCNESSPPQDIFMSELCQRWEHQAKNNPGQQVSIIRLGVAFARNGGILPQMLMPIRFNLVGKIGHGLQPITWIHINDVVRAITFILQQREAKAVYNLVAPEQGTQRKFAEIAAAKLHKKPLLSMPACVLKTMLGEQSQLVLNGQFVMPQALLEQGFEFQYPDLNSALTDLLDEK; this is encoded by the coding sequence ATGATGCAGCAGAAACCACAGGTATTAATCACCGGTGCCAGCGGTTTTATTGGCCAACATCTTGCTGCTTACCTGATTCAGCAGGGTTATCAGGTGATTGGTCTGACACGTAATCCAAATAGAAGCTCTTCTCAGGCCGGTTTGCGATATATTCACCGTTTGGAACAGATCAGTCAGGAACCGATTGATTATGTAATTAATCTGGCAGGTGAGAATATTGGCCAGTCACGCTGGACAGAAAAGCGCAAACTTGAACTGATCAATAGCCGGATTGAGACAACACGTCAAGTATTTGAATGGCTACAACAGAACAGGATACAGCCACATCGCATCATTTCAGGTTCTGCGATAGGGTACTATGGTATTGATCCACAAGAACAGTGGAGCGGATACTGTAATGAAAGCTCACCGCCGCAGGATATCTTTATGTCCGAGCTATGTCAGCGGTGGGAACATCAGGCAAAAAACAATCCCGGACAACAGGTTAGTATTATCAGGCTTGGAGTAGCCTTTGCCAGAAACGGCGGGATATTGCCACAGATGCTTATGCCAATCCGTTTTAATCTGGTCGGCAAGATCGGTCATGGCCTTCAGCCGATAACCTGGATTCATATTAATGATGTGGTGCGTGCCATTACATTTATTTTACAGCAGCGTGAGGCAAAGGCAGTCTATAACCTGGTAGCGCCAGAACAGGGCACTCAGAGAAAATTTGCTGAAATAGCTGCTGCTAAATTACATAAAAAACCATTGTTGAGTATGCCAGCCTGTGTATTGAAAACAATGCTGGGTGAACAGTCACAACTGGTATTAAATGGGCAGTTTGTAATGCCTCAAGCTTTATTGGAACAAGGCTTTGAGTTTCAATATCCAGATTTAAATAGTGCACTTACCGATCTTTTAGATGAGAAATGA
- a CDS encoding HlyD family secretion protein, whose protein sequence is MTDAQAHDLDPAQVTSSGDLPPPNKRKKLLKIVAILFIVAVLIYALWMYFASRSVSTDNAYVGADTAQITSMVNGQVTEVLVKDTQQVKQGDVLVRIDPRDAKIALVQAQAELAKAKRQYNQTSANSQSLNSQVSVRADEIASAQAQVKKAEADLAKAQADYERRRKLSETGAISKEEMSSAQTVLDTARASLTLAQAGLSQAEANRKAAQSTLAANEALIRGATERSTPDVLIAQARVEQAMLDLERTEVHAPLDGVVSRRNVQVGQRVAPGNSLMVVVPVAQLYVDANFKESQLAKVRTGQAVELISDFYGDEVVYHGKVLGFSGGTGAAFALIPAQNATGNWIKVVQRLPVRIALDPKELAQHPLRVGLSMNATVDLTR, encoded by the coding sequence ATGACTGATGCTCAAGCTCATGATCTCGACCCGGCGCAAGTCACTTCTTCTGGCGATCTCCCTCCTCCCAATAAAAGAAAAAAACTTCTTAAAATTGTAGCGATTCTCTTTATTGTCGCGGTGCTGATCTATGCATTGTGGATGTACTTTGCCAGCCGTTCGGTTTCTACAGATAATGCCTACGTAGGGGCCGATACTGCCCAGATTACCTCTATGGTGAACGGACAGGTTACAGAAGTGCTGGTCAAGGATACCCAACAAGTCAAACAGGGAGATGTACTGGTACGTATTGATCCGCGTGATGCCAAAATTGCTCTGGTGCAGGCACAGGCAGAACTAGCCAAAGCCAAACGACAATATAACCAAACCTCGGCCAACAGCCAGTCCCTAAATTCACAGGTGTCGGTACGCGCTGATGAGATTGCCAGTGCTCAGGCACAGGTTAAGAAGGCAGAGGCTGATCTTGCTAAGGCTCAGGCTGATTATGAACGCCGTCGCAAGCTCTCAGAAACAGGCGCAATTTCCAAAGAAGAAATGAGCAGTGCGCAAACCGTGTTAGATACCGCACGAGCTAGCTTGACCTTGGCACAAGCGGGGCTGTCTCAAGCTGAGGCTAACCGTAAAGCAGCACAAAGCACACTGGCCGCCAACGAAGCACTGATTCGCGGTGCTACTGAACGCTCTACTCCTGATGTGCTGATTGCCCAGGCACGGGTAGAGCAGGCGATGCTCGATCTGGAACGGACAGAAGTACATGCGCCACTTGATGGTGTGGTTAGCCGCCGTAATGTGCAGGTCGGACAGCGTGTAGCGCCAGGAAACTCACTCATGGTGGTGGTTCCTGTGGCCCAGCTTTATGTCGATGCTAATTTTAAAGAAAGTCAGCTGGCAAAAGTCAGAACCGGTCAGGCTGTAGAGCTGATATCAGATTTCTATGGTGATGAGGTGGTTTATCATGGCAAGGTTTTAGGCTTCTCCGGGGGAACTGGAGCTGCTTTTGCTTTAATTCCAGCCCAGAATGCCACAGGAAACTGGATCAAGGTGGTTCAACGTCTACCAGTACGGATTGCACTTGACCCGAAAGAGCTGGCACAGCATCCGCTCAGGGTAGGGCTGTCCATGAACGCAACGGTTGACCTGACCAGGTAA
- a CDS encoding exonuclease SbcCD subunit D C-terminal domain-containing protein — protein sequence MAVRFFHTSDWHLGQFFYNHSRQYEHQQFLTWLIEQIKDKQPHALLIAGDVFDVINPASSAQKQLYQFLADAHSAAPHMQTLMIAGNHDSGYRLEQVEPLLEKYNAKTVGIVRWNTEHRLDFDRLILPIHNEYQEIVAWCIALPFLRPAEITGHGEATQDSQQAIEYIHQALIKEALQRKTADQALILMSHAHMQGADESKESERPIIIGNHEALSTELFSPEIDYVALGHLHKPQKVQSPHVRYSGSPIPLSFSELNYKHQVLEVNIDPDLSENRLEMNPLYIPRTVQLHRLSGELDEVLTQLTLLPAGEISDIDQRDYLDIEYYSLTPPPPDLRKKIEDLLPPERYRLVRISRKYLQQSSSEVHASKIDLAPPTPEQLFEQLWQKMGYSQDEQVKQDFMTLLQDAQQSEHKVKTADNT from the coding sequence ATGGCGGTACGTTTTTTTCATACTTCAGATTGGCACTTGGGGCAGTTTTTCTATAACCATTCGCGGCAGTATGAACATCAACAGTTTCTGACCTGGCTTATAGAACAGATTAAAGACAAACAGCCACATGCGCTACTAATTGCTGGTGATGTTTTTGATGTGATTAATCCGGCATCTAGTGCTCAAAAGCAGCTCTATCAATTTCTGGCCGATGCGCACTCTGCTGCTCCCCATATGCAAACCCTGATGATTGCCGGCAACCATGACTCTGGTTATCGTCTTGAACAGGTTGAACCTTTACTTGAGAAATACAATGCAAAAACAGTCGGTATCGTGCGCTGGAATACCGAGCATCGTCTTGATTTCGACCGGCTGATTTTACCTATTCATAATGAATATCAAGAAATAGTTGCCTGGTGTATTGCACTGCCCTTTTTACGCCCGGCTGAAATTACCGGTCATGGTGAAGCAACCCAAGACAGCCAGCAGGCAATCGAATACATACATCAGGCACTTATTAAGGAGGCCTTGCAGCGTAAAACTGCAGATCAGGCATTAATTCTTATGTCTCATGCACATATGCAGGGTGCTGATGAATCTAAAGAGTCGGAACGGCCCATCATTATTGGCAACCATGAAGCACTTTCGACTGAACTGTTTAGCCCTGAAATTGATTATGTGGCTTTGGGTCATCTACATAAACCACAGAAAGTCCAGTCTCCACATGTCCGTTATAGTGGCTCTCCGATTCCTCTTTCATTTAGCGAACTCAACTATAAACATCAGGTACTTGAGGTCAATATTGATCCGGATCTATCTGAGAATAGACTCGAGATGAATCCGCTTTATATTCCGCGTACTGTACAGCTACACCGCTTGAGCGGTGAACTCGATGAGGTATTAACGCAGCTTACCTTACTACCTGCAGGAGAAATTTCTGATATCGACCAGCGTGATTATCTTGATATTGAATATTATAGCCTGACTCCGCCTCCACCTGACTTACGCAAAAAAATTGAAGATCTGCTCCCACCCGAGCGCTATCGGCTGGTGCGGATTAGCCGAAAATATTTACAGCAGAGTTCATCTGAAGTTCATGCATCTAAAATTGATCTGGCACCGCCAACCCCTGAACAGCTCTTTGAACAGTTATGGCAAAAAATGGGCTATAGTCAGGATGAACAGGTCAAGCAAGATTTTATGACACTACTGCAAGATGCACAGCAGTCAGAACATAAAGTGAAAACGGCGGATAATACATGA